Proteins encoded together in one Mastacembelus armatus chromosome 15, fMasArm1.2, whole genome shotgun sequence window:
- the prokr1b gene encoding prokineticin receptor 1b encodes MGDSNISYMVAAYTEIQDTLPAVKLDHYMDHYDMDYGIPPDEIPDTTQGQAFFVATIVIGVVLVCIMLVCGMGNFIFIATLTRYKKLRNLTNLLIANLAISDFIVAVVCCPFLVDYYVVKQLSWDHGLMLCASVNYLRTVSLYVSTNALLAIAVDRYMAIVHPLRPRMKYQTAYCLITGVWIVPILISIPSAYFTSETMYPNGGTTPATHKVFCAQIWPVDQQAYYRSYFLFVFAVEFVGPVIVMAMCYTQISRELWFKNVPGFQTEQIRKRLRCRRKTVMVLIGILTAYILCWAPYYGFTILRDFHPTLISRQKNSLVAFYIIECIAMSNSMINTFCFVSVKNNTVKYLKKIVLLHWRSTYTPNKTVDEMDMRTSSMPVTEEIECIQLR; translated from the exons ATGGGGGACTCCAATATCAGCTACATGGTAGCAGCTTATACAGAGATACAGGACACTCTCCCAGCAGTCAAGTTGGATCATTATATGGACCACTATGATATGGACTATGGCATCCCTCCTGATGAGATCCCAGACACCACGCAGGGCCAGGCCTTCTTTGTGGCCACCATCGTAATTGGCGTGGTCCTTGTCTGCATTATGCTTGTCTGTGGGATGGGAAACTTCATTTTCATTGCCACACTGACACGCTACAAAAAGCTTCGCAACCTCACCAATCTGCTCATTGCCAACCTGGCCATCTCAGACTTCATTGTTGCTGTGGTATGCTGCCCGTTCCTGGTGGACTACTATGTGGTAAAACAGCTTTCCTGGGATCATGGACTGATGCTGTGTGCTTCTGTCAACTATCTCCGGACTGTGTCACTCTACGTGTCCACAAATGCATTGCTTGCTATTGCAGTTGACAG GTACATGGCTATAGTTCATCCTCTAAGGCCTCGTATGAAGTACCAAACTGCCTACTGCCTGATAACTGGAGTCTGGATTGTTCCCATTCTGATATCAATTCCCTCTGCCTACTTTACCTCTGAGACCATGTACCCCAATGGCGGCACCACCCCAGCCACTCACAAAGTTTTCTGTGCCCAGATCTGGCCTGTGGACCAGCAGGCCTACTACAGGTCCTacttcttgtttgtttttgctgtggaGTTTGTTGGGCCTGTGATTGTCATGGCAATGTGTTACACCCAAATTTCCCGTGAGCTCTGGTTCAAGAATGTCCCAGGTTTCCAGACAGAGCAGATAAGGAAGAGGCTGCGTTGTCGCCGCAAGACAGTGATGGTCCTGATTGGGATCTTGACTGCATACATCTTGTGCTGGGCCCCATATTATGGCTTCACCATCCTGCGAGACTTCCACCCAACACTCATCTCCCGCCAGAAGAACTCATTGGTGGCTTTCTACATCATTGAGTGCATTGCCATGAGCAACAGCATGATCAAtactttctgttttgtcagtgttaaGAATAACACAGTTAAGTATCTGAAGAAGATTGTACTGCTGCACTGGAGGTCAACGTATACACCCAATAAGACTGTGGATGAGATGGATATGAGGACCTCCTCCATGCCTGTAACAGAAGAGATTGAGTGTATTCAACTCAGGTGA